The following nucleotide sequence is from Natronosalvus caseinilyticus.
TACTGGAATCATCGCGACGACGACGCCGACGGTGTCCACCTGCGGCTGACCTCCTTCGGCGACTTCGACGAGGTCGCCCTCGCGGACGGCCACCCACCTGACCGGAGCGGCAATCCCGACTCCCTGCGCTACGCACTCTTGCGTCGACAGGGGAGCGGCCTCGAGAGCGACTTCGTCTCGACGATCGAGCACTACGAGGGCGAGCGCGCCGTCGAGAACGTCGAGAAGGTTTCCGTCGAGGGCGGCGACGGTCACGCCGTCAGGGTCGAACTGACGAACGGGCGCACCGACTACGTGGTCTGCGCGTTCGACGAGACCGACACGCTGACGGTCGACGACACGTTCGAGTTCAAGGGCTTCTTCGGCCTCTACTCGGTCGAAGACGGCGAGCCCGAGTACGCCTACGTCCAGGACGGAACGCGGCTCAAGCCCCTCGACGAACCCGCACTCGTCCAGGAATCGGTCAGCCGCGTGCAGGGCATCGTCGAGGACTTCACCCGCGAGATGAGCCTCGAGAACGAACTGACGATCAGAGTTGCGGGTAACGGAGGCCACCTGGAGCGCCACGCCGGCTTCGTCTACGTCGACAACGACGACTCCGATCCGTGGCGAGGTGAACCGGACCCGACGAACCCCATCGAAGGCCGCGACCAGCGCGGCCAGGGCAACGGTACCTACCCGATCGAAGAGGTCGGGGACAGCAACGGGAATCTGGTGACGTTCGACACTGGTCGCCAGACGTTCACCCGGGACTTCGTCGACCCCGACCAACTCGAGGACGGCGGCTACAACTACATCATCGACGACAACGACGACGTGCAGATTCCGTTGACGTCGACCTGGTCGGCAGAGTAATCGACGTCCGCTCGATCACCGACGGGTCGATCGTCGTTACCGTCGGTCATCTTACCGCTCACGGAGTTCGTCGACGTGGTCTTTCACCTTTCGAATCGCGGTGGGGATCGTTCGGATTCCCTCCTCGTCGGCGAGCAACACTGGATGGCTGTAAGCGACGTTCTCCCTGCACAGTTGCTCCGCACCGGGAAGGTGCAGGTTCCAGTAGTCCGGGACGTCCGTTCCGGGTGGGAGAAGCCGCCGAACCTGATCGCGGAAGAACGCCGGTTGCTTGTAGATCGGCACTTCGTAGCCGTCGTAGACCGGCACGCCCTCGGCGCGCACTGCTTCGATGAATCGGTCGCGGCTAAGTCCACCGAACGCCTCGCCGTCGTAGCGAACGTTCTCGAGACAGTAGCCACGAGCGGTAATGCGATCGTCTCGCGGTTTGGTGTGTATCCCGTCGATCTCCTCGAATTCTGCGAGGAGCAGTTCCTCGTTCGCTTCGCGTCGTTCGTTCTCCTCGGGCAGTTTCTCGAGCTGGCCGATCGCGACGGCGGCCTGGAACGCGGACATCCGGGAGTTCGAGGCGAGTTTGTAGTGACGATATCCCGTCTCACCTTGCGAACGGCCGATATTCTGCATGACCCGGGCTCGTTCCGCGAGCACGTCGTTGTCGGTGACGACGATGCCGCCTTCGCCGCTGGGAAGTGACTTCGATTCCTGGAACGAGAACGTCCCGAACTCGCCAAAGGTGCCGACCTTCTGGCCGCGCCACTCCGATCCCTGCGCGTGGGCTGCGTCCTCGATCAGGAAGAGGTCGTGTTCCTCGACGATCGGCAGCAACTCGTCCATGTCCATCGGATACCCCGCGAAGTGGACGCCGATAACCCCGACCGTGTCGTCGGTGATCTGCTCGCGTACCGAGTCGGGATCGATGTTGAACGTCTCCGGGTCGGTATCGGCGAATCGCGGGATTGCCCCCACGGCGGGAACGACGCTCGCACTCGCAATGAAGGAGTAGGAGGGGACGATCACTTCGTCGCCGGGCTCGACGCCGACGGCCCGGAGCGCCAGTTCGATCGCAACGGTCCCGTTACTGACGGCGATCGCGTGTTCGGCGTCGTGGTACGCGCCAAATTCGTTCTCGAGGCGTTCGATCCACGGGCCGCGACACCAGTCGCCGCTCTCGAACGCCTCGAGGAGATACGCTCGAGACGTCTCCGTCGGCTGTGGCCACTCCGGGATCGAGAGTGCTTCGGCTGCTTTCGGTCCGCCGTCGATGGCAAGTTCGCCCATAGGTAGCCCTCTCATTTCTGTGCCGGCATAAAGATACCGCGACCCCGTACGACCCTGGGGTCCGAGGATTCCCGTCCTTTCGACGGACGAGGCGACTACCTTTATGCCGGTCCCCTTCGACGTTCCCGACATGCCAGCACTGTGGACCTATCCCTGGACACTCGAGCACGAGGGACTCGAGGCGGCCTGTGAACGGCTCCGCGATCACGGGATCGACGCGATCAACGTGGCCAGCCACTATCACTCGGTTCGATCGATGCAGCCCCGGTTTCCCGACGACCTGTTTCGCGCCTACGGCGGCGGCTGTTACTTCGAGCCCGGCGAACGGTTCGACGACCTGCCGATTGAGCCGCCGGTCAACCGCGTCGGCTCGTGGGACGAACCGCTCGCGGAAGTCGTCGACGGCGCACACGATCACGGGATGGCCGTCAACGCGTGGACGGTCTGTCTCCACAACACGCGACTGGGATCGACGAACCCCGACTACCGGTTCGAGAGCGCGTTCGGCGACGCTCACGACCACTCGCTGTGCCCGTCTCACCCCGCGGTCCGGGACTACTTCGCGGCGGTCGTCAGATCGATCCGCGACCGTGGCATCGACGAGATTCAGCTCGAGTCGGTCGGGTTCCCGAGCGCGTTCCACGACCACGGATCGCAGTACGGCCACGACAAGCGCCAGACAGTGACGACGGATAGCGAATCGGTGCTCCTCTCGCAGTGTTTCTGCGACGGCTGTCGATCCACGGCCGCGTCACACCGAGTCGACCTCGAGCGAGCGCGAGAGCGCGTCCAGGACCTCGTTCGCCCCTCGCTCGCCGATCCAAACGCCTCGCTGCCACCGGTCGACGACCTTCGCGAGCAAGAACCGCTCGTGGACGACCTGCTCGAGTTCCGGGCGACCGTGATCGAGGCATTGATCGAGCGACTCGCCGCGGCGTCCGGATCGGCCCCGCTCAATTACTACGCGATGGAGGCCTACGGCCAGGCGCCAGCGGCGCTCCCCGCGGCGGGCGTCGACCTGGCACGCCTCGAGGCCCACCTCGATCGGGTGACGGCGCTGTGTTACGTCGCCGACGCGGAGACGGCCCGCGAGCGAATTGCGGCGCTCGAGCGGGTCGTCGACCGTCCGATCGATGCCGGAATCACGCTCGATCCGGCCGTCGTCTCCGGGGCCAATCAGGTGACCGACCTCGTGGAGGGGATCCGGTCGGCGACCGACGGCCGCCTCTCGATCTATCACCACTCACTGCTGACGGAGACGCACCTCGAGTGGATCGGCGAGGCGCTCTCGTAGCGCGATCCGTACGTCGTCCAGGGTCGCGACCGCTCTCGGCACCAACCACGACCTCGCTCTCGAGCGACCGGAACGTTTTCGCACCCACCGGCCGTACTGTAGCCATGTCCAGACGACTGCTGGTGATCGGTGCCCACCCCGACGACCCCGACATTCGCGCCGGCGGGCTGGCGTGTTCGTGGGCGGACGCCGGCCACGACGTCCGTTTCGTCTCGATGACCGACGGCCGCGGCGGCCACCACGAACAGCACGGGAGCGAACTCGCCGAACGACGGCGTCGGGAAGCCGCTGCGGCCGCCGACACTGCCGGAATCGAGTACCGCGTCCTCCAGAACCCGGACGGCCTGCTCGAGCCGACCCTCGAGAACCGCGAGACGGTCATCGAACTGATCCGCGAGTACGACCCCGACCTCGTGCTGACCCACCGGACGAACGATTACCATCCGGATCACCGGTACACCTCGCAACTGGTTCGAGACGCGGCCTACATGGTCACCGTCCCGAACGTCTGTCCGGAGACGCCGGCGCTCGATGACAATCCCGTGTTCGCGTACCTGCTCGACACGTTCGAACGACCGTACCCGTTCACGCCGGACGTCGTCGTGCCGATCGCTCCCGAACACGTCGAGTGCAAGTACGACGCGCTCGACTGCCACGAGTCCCAGATGTACGAGTGGTTGCCGTACAACAAGGGCGAACTCGAGGGCGTTCCCGACGATCCAGACGACCGGCGCGAGTGGCTCGAGACGGATCCGATTCCGGGACTCGCGGAGATGCGCGCGACGGCCGATCGGTTCCGCGACGACCTGATCGAGCAGCACGGACCCGAACGCGGCCGGGAGATCGAGTACGCCGAGGCGTTCGAGGTGTCCGAGTACGGCGGCGACCTCACGTCGCCTCTCGCCTCGGATCTCGTGTCCCCCTGATTCCGTCGGCCCTTGACTCTGAGGCCTCGAGGGGCTCGAGCACCATTTCATCTGCAATTATCACAGTGGCAAAAAATAGCCGAGAGCCGCTAGAAGCGATCGCTAATAGTACGCGAGCGGTCAGCCGTGTCGCTCGAGCAGCGCCGTCGCGTGCTCGCCCCGGCCCGTCCGTCGAAGGTGTTCGGCGTAGTCCTCGAGCGCGTCCCACGTGTAATACGGCCCCTTGCCGCGGAGGACCTGCCACATCGGGTCGGTGACGGCGTTTTCGGCGCCGGGGTTGCCGCCCCGGTCGCCCCGAGCGGCCTCGAGCAGGCGGTCGTCGACCCACTGCTGGAGCGTGCTCAATCCGTCGCGGACGACATCGGGGTGCTCGTCGACGAGATTCGTCGTCTCGTGCGGGTCGTGGGCCAGGTCGAACAGCATGAGGTCCTCGAGGTCGCTCTTGTACGCGTCGTGGTAGGTCTTGATCAGCAGCCAGTCGTCCCAGCGAACGGCCCGTTGGCAGGTCCAGGTTCCCTGACTGAGCACGAGGCGTTCGCGGCCGCTTCCGTCGTCCATCCCATCGGTGACTGATTCGGCGAACGACCGCCCGTCCCAGCCCTCGGGGACGTCGCCGCCGACGAGGTCGACGAGGGTCGGCGGGAAATCGATCTGGTACCGGAATTCGTCGTCGACGCCCGGTTCGATCCCGGGGCCGCGAACGATCAGCGGGACGTTGCAGGTCGGCTCGTCGGCCGTCTGGTGGTCACCGTAGACGTTGAGTTCGCCCAGGTTCTCGCCGTGATCGGCACTCACAACGACGAGCGTGTCCTCGAAGACGCCGGCCTCGCGCAGGAGGTCGAACAGCTTCCCGACGTGGTGGTCCATGTAGTGGACGCCCACGTCATAGCCGTCGACCATGGTCTCGAAGTCCTCGCGCGAGGCGACATCGGGGGGCATCCGGGGCGCGTCTCGCTTGTCGCCCCAGCTACACAGGTCCTGTGCGCTCTGGGCGCCGGTTCCCTGATAGTGGCGCTCGATCACGTCCCCGGTCGGCCAGTCCGGGGCGGCGTCGTCCGCGAACGGGTGGCCGTACTCGAGCGGCGTCGTGTACTCGGTGTGGGGGTCCCAGAAGTTGACGTGGAGGTACCAGTCGTCCTCGGCGGCGTGCTCGGTGAGCCAGTCGCGGGCGTAGGGGTAGACCTCGTCAGCTCGCTCCGAGCCGTTGCCGCCGGTGTCGTAGAGTTCGTCGAATCCCTCGACGACCTGCCAGGCGTCGTGGCGGGCGGGAAACGGGCTGATCATCGCCGTGTCAAGCCCCTGTTCGCCGAGAATCGAGGCGAGCGTTCTGAAGCGTCGCGGGTAGCGTTCGCCGCGGGCGGGACCGTGTCGGCGCGGATCGGCGTTGAGCCCGCCGTGATTGATCACGCCGGTGTGGATGCCGAACCGACCGGTGTAGAACGCCGTCCTCGAGGGGAGACACGGCGCGTCGGACGCGTAAACGTTCGTGAACCGGCGCCCGTCGGCGGCGATCTCGTCGATGTTCGGTGACGTCTCCCGGTGGTAGCCGTAACACCCGAGGTGATCGAGTCGTAGCGAATCGACGTCGATGTACAGTATCCGCATAGGGTGAGATTCTCGTCCAGGAGAATAGGTGTTTTCGTCTATTGCCGGCTCGACGTCGTCCATCGGTGACATCGAGCCGGGCAACCCCCGAAGGTCGTCCTCGAGGTACCCTTACTCGGTCTCGAAACCGACGTGAGCGGCGATCCGCTCGACGACGTACTCGGCCTGGTCGTCCGGGAGACACCGGGGGTTGATCGTGAACTGGGACTGGTGGACGTCGTCGGCGCCGACGAAGATTCGCGGGTTCTCCGCCCGGAGCCCTCCGACCAGCGATACGGTATCGACCGGCGACCGCTCCTCGTCTACGGTCACGACGACGCTGGTGACCGCGTCGGTCTTCCCGGCGTTGGCGAGGTCAGCGTCGAGACAGTCGATCCCCTCGAGTCGGCCGGCGATTCGCTCGGCGCGGTCGTGCCATTCCTCGAGTACCGCCTGGTCGTCCTGCTCGATGAACGCGTCGAGCGCGGCGATCAGTCCGGCCAGTTCCTCCTTGCCGACCTTCATCGACCGACCGATCCCCTGTCGGGGAACGCCGGGGAGGTCGTCGACGTCGACGAGGCTCTCAGGCGGGTCGTACACGGGCTCGGAAGCGTGCATGTCGAGGTGCTGGCGAGCGACCGATGTGATCAGGTCCTCGCGTCCGGCGAGGATTCCAGAGGATTGGGGGCCGCGGATCGCCTTTCCGCCGCTGAAAGCGACGAGATCGGCGCCCTGCTCGACGAATTTCGAGAGGTTCTCGGTCGGCGGCAACTCGGCCGCCGCATCGACGATGACCGGGACGTCGTGGTCGTGGGCGATCTCGACGACCGTCTCGAGCGGCGGTCGTGTGTAGGGTTTCTCCATGTAGGCCACCGCGACCGTCTCGTCGGTGATCGCCGCCTCGATCTCCCATGGCTCGGTGTTCTCCGAACCGGTGCCGAGGGTATAGTCGTTCGCCCCGACGTCGACGATTTCGGCGCCAGCGACGCGCAGGGCGTGGTCGTAGCCGTTTCGGTGGGTGCGAGGCATCACGATCTCGCTCGGGACGTCCTCGGTGTCGGGCAGCCGGGCCATGACCTCGAGGTCGTCGCCGGCGATACACGCGGCCGCCGCCAGCGTGAGCGCGGAACTCGCGCCGTTGGTGACGTAGCCGGCGTCAGCGCCAGTCGCCTCGGCGATGCGCTCGGAAGCGGCCGCCTGCAGGTCCGAGAGGCGGACGAACGCCTCTGCCGCACGATTCATGGCCTCGAGGGACTCCTCCCGGATGAGCGTGCCGCCGATCCGTGTCTTGGTCCCGGTCGCGTTGACGACCGGCGGGACGCCGAGGTCGTCGTAGATCGTGTCCCCGTCGAGCGTCATCGGGCGATCACCCGGTTCTCGAGGACGCCGACACCCTCGAACTCGACCTCGACGACGTCGCCCTCGCTCAGATCGTCCGGTCCGAAGGGCGTCCCGGTCGCGATGACGTCGCCCTGCTCGAGGGTGATGAGTTCGGAGACGTCCGAGACGAGTTCCGGCACCGTGAAGATCAGGTGTTCGCGCGTGCTCTCCTGTTTCGTCTCGCCGTTCAGGCGCAACTCGAGGGTGGCGTCGTCGGGCACCTCGTGCGGCGTGGCCACCACGGGCCCCATCGGGAGCGAGGCGTCGAAGGCCTTCCCGCGCACCCAGTTGCGCTCCTCCGCTTGGTCGTCCCGGTTCGAGATGTCGTTGAGGCAGGTGAAGCCTTCGACGACGTCCATCGCCTCTTCGACCGAGACGTCGCGACACTGCTCGGCGATGACGACGCCGAACTCGGCCTCGAACTCGACGCTCTCGCGTCCTGGCGGTAGTTCGATGGCGTCGCCGTGGGCGACGACGCAGTTGGGCGTCTTCAAGAAGAGTTCCGGGCGTTCCGGTCGGTCGTCGAAGCCCGACTCCCGGCGGTGGTCCATGTAGCCGCCGGCCTGGCAGATAATCTTCGTCGGTTCCGACGGCGGGAGGACGTCCACCTCGTCGGGATCGTACGTCTTGCCGTCGGCGACGATGCCGTCGCCGGTCCACTCACCGCGTCGTGCGTAGCCAGTCTGGTCGCTGAATCGTACCGTTCGCATTGTCACTCGAGCATTCCCGCGAGACACCAACGTTCTTTCGATCCCGCCAGTAATCGGTCGATCGAGGCGGTACTCAGGCCCGAATCGCACCGCCCGGCCGAGCGCCGGTGTCCTCGCCGTCGCGAACGATTGGCGTCCCGTCGACCACGACGTGTTCGATCCCGAGCGGGTACTGTTCCGGGTCGTCGAACGTCGCGCGATCGTCGACCACCGCCGGATCGAAGACGACCAGGTCCGCGTCGAGGCCCGGACGGAGCACGCCCTTCGAATCGAGTCCCATCGCTCGAGCGGGGAGCGACGTCATCGATCGGACGGCCTCCTCGAGCGACAGGAGGTTTTCCTGGCGCACGTACTTCGCCAGGATTCGGGGAAACGAGCCGTAGACGCGGGGGTGGGGACGAGCGCCGAACAGGCCATCGGTGCCGACCATGACGCGCTCGCTCCCCATGATCGTCCGGACGTCCTCCTCGATCAGTCCGTGGGCGATCATCGACGCCTCGAAGTCCTCCGCGAGCAGGACGTCACAGAGGACGTCGATCGGCGTGCTGTCGCGCTCGGTCGCGATGGTCGCGATGTCGCGTCCACCCTCCTCGCCGAATTCCTCGGAGGTGAGGTTCGTCACCTCGATGCGGTCCCAGCCGGTCTTGCCGCCGACGTTCTCCCAGCCGTCGATGCGCCACTCCTCGATGTCGCGACGAATCTCCTCGCGCTGGTCGGGGTCCGAGAGCGTCTCGCGGAGGGCGTCTGCGTCGCCCGACTGCACCCACGGCGGCAACAACGACGTCAGCATGCTACTGCCCGCCGTGTAGGGGTACTGGTCCGCAGTGACGTCCACGCCGCGCTCGCGGGCAGTCTCGACCTGTGCGAGCAGGCGGTCGGCCTTTCCCTGCTGTTCGCTGCCGGTGACCTTGAAGTGCGAAATCTGCAGCGGAATGTCGTGGTCGGCGCCGATGTCGACGAACTCGTCCAGTGCCTCCCAGATCCAGCGACCCTCGCTGCGGATGTGGGCGACGAACGGCCGGCCGTAGGGGGCGAGTTCGGCCGCGAGTCGGGACACCTCCTCGGTCTCCGAGTACACCTGCGGCGTGTAGACGAGTCCCGTCGAGAAGCCGATCGCGCCGTCCTCGAACCCCTCGCGGACGAGCGCTGCCATCTCTTCGACTTCGTCGTCGGTCGGCTGGACATCGTCCATGCCGAGCACGTCGTAGCGGGCGGTGCCGTGGCCGACCAGCGTCGCGACGTTCGGCGCGATGTTCGCGTCGTCGACCGCGTCGAGGTACTCGCCGAGGGAGTTCCACGTCCACTCGCGCTCGAGTCGCCCCGCGAGGCCGCTGAGGTACTCCTGCCACGGACCGATGCCCTCCTCCCGGTAGAGTGGGGCCATCGAGAACCCGTCCTGGCCGAGAATCTCGGTGGTGATCCCCTGTCGGGTCTTCGGGGCAAGGGAGGGGTCGGCGAACAGCTCGAGGTCGGAGTGGGAGTGGGCGTCGATGAAGCCCGGGGAAACGACGCTCCCGTCAGCGTCGATCCGCGTGTCGGCGTCGAGGCCGTGGTCGGGGGCCGTCGCGATTCGATCGATGCGACCGTCGACGACGCCGACCGCGCCACGAAACCAGGGCGCGCCCGTGCCATCGACGATCCGGGCGTTCTCGACGAGTAAATCGAG
It contains:
- a CDS encoding sulfatase family protein, translating into MRILYIDVDSLRLDHLGCYGYHRETSPNIDEIAADGRRFTNVYASDAPCLPSRTAFYTGRFGIHTGVINHGGLNADPRRHGPARGERYPRRFRTLASILGEQGLDTAMISPFPARHDAWQVVEGFDELYDTGGNGSERADEVYPYARDWLTEHAAEDDWYLHVNFWDPHTEYTTPLEYGHPFADDAAPDWPTGDVIERHYQGTGAQSAQDLCSWGDKRDAPRMPPDVASREDFETMVDGYDVGVHYMDHHVGKLFDLLREAGVFEDTLVVVSADHGENLGELNVYGDHQTADEPTCNVPLIVRGPGIEPGVDDEFRYQIDFPPTLVDLVGGDVPEGWDGRSFAESVTDGMDDGSGRERLVLSQGTWTCQRAVRWDDWLLIKTYHDAYKSDLEDLMLFDLAHDPHETTNLVDEHPDVVRDGLSTLQQWVDDRLLEAARGDRGGNPGAENAVTDPMWQVLRGKGPYYTWDALEDYAEHLRRTGRGEHATALLERHG
- a CDS encoding fumarylacetoacetate hydrolase family protein, producing the protein MRTVRFSDQTGYARRGEWTGDGIVADGKTYDPDEVDVLPPSEPTKIICQAGGYMDHRRESGFDDRPERPELFLKTPNCVVAHGDAIELPPGRESVEFEAEFGVVIAEQCRDVSVEEAMDVVEGFTCLNDISNRDDQAEERNWVRGKAFDASLPMGPVVATPHEVPDDATLELRLNGETKQESTREHLIFTVPELVSDVSELITLEQGDVIATGTPFGPDDLSEGDVVEVEFEGVGVLENRVIAR
- a CDS encoding N-acyl-D-amino-acid deacylase family protein; translated protein: MSLDLLVENARIVDGTGAPWFRGAVGVVDGRIDRIATAPDHGLDADTRIDADGSVVSPGFIDAHSHSDLELFADPSLAPKTRQGITTEILGQDGFSMAPLYREEGIGPWQEYLSGLAGRLEREWTWNSLGEYLDAVDDANIAPNVATLVGHGTARYDVLGMDDVQPTDDEVEEMAALVREGFEDGAIGFSTGLVYTPQVYSETEEVSRLAAELAPYGRPFVAHIRSEGRWIWEALDEFVDIGADHDIPLQISHFKVTGSEQQGKADRLLAQVETARERGVDVTADQYPYTAGSSMLTSLLPPWVQSGDADALRETLSDPDQREEIRRDIEEWRIDGWENVGGKTGWDRIEVTNLTSEEFGEEGGRDIATIATERDSTPIDVLCDVLLAEDFEASMIAHGLIEEDVRTIMGSERVMVGTDGLFGARPHPRVYGSFPRILAKYVRQENLLSLEEAVRSMTSLPARAMGLDSKGVLRPGLDADLVVFDPAVVDDRATFDDPEQYPLGIEHVVVDGTPIVRDGEDTGARPGGAIRA
- a CDS encoding PIG-L deacetylase family protein — translated: MSRRLLVIGAHPDDPDIRAGGLACSWADAGHDVRFVSMTDGRGGHHEQHGSELAERRRREAAAAADTAGIEYRVLQNPDGLLEPTLENRETVIELIREYDPDLVLTHRTNDYHPDHRYTSQLVRDAAYMVTVPNVCPETPALDDNPVFAYLLDTFERPYPFTPDVVVPIAPEHVECKYDALDCHESQMYEWLPYNKGELEGVPDDPDDRREWLETDPIPGLAEMRATADRFRDDLIEQHGPERGREIEYAEAFEVSEYGGDLTSPLASDLVSP
- a CDS encoding DegT/DnrJ/EryC1/StrS family aminotransferase, producing the protein MGELAIDGGPKAAEALSIPEWPQPTETSRAYLLEAFESGDWCRGPWIERLENEFGAYHDAEHAIAVSNGTVAIELALRAVGVEPGDEVIVPSYSFIASASVVPAVGAIPRFADTDPETFNIDPDSVREQITDDTVGVIGVHFAGYPMDMDELLPIVEEHDLFLIEDAAHAQGSEWRGQKVGTFGEFGTFSFQESKSLPSGEGGIVVTDNDVLAERARVMQNIGRSQGETGYRHYKLASNSRMSAFQAAVAIGQLEKLPEENERREANEELLLAEFEEIDGIHTKPRDDRITARGYCLENVRYDGEAFGGLSRDRFIEAVRAEGVPVYDGYEVPIYKQPAFFRDQVRRLLPPGTDVPDYWNLHLPGAEQLCRENVAYSHPVLLADEEGIRTIPTAIRKVKDHVDELRER
- a CDS encoding aminotransferase class V-fold PLP-dependent enzyme, with product MTLDGDTIYDDLGVPPVVNATGTKTRIGGTLIREESLEAMNRAAEAFVRLSDLQAAASERIAEATGADAGYVTNGASSALTLAAAACIAGDDLEVMARLPDTEDVPSEIVMPRTHRNGYDHALRVAGAEIVDVGANDYTLGTGSENTEPWEIEAAITDETVAVAYMEKPYTRPPLETVVEIAHDHDVPVIVDAAAELPPTENLSKFVEQGADLVAFSGGKAIRGPQSSGILAGREDLITSVARQHLDMHASEPVYDPPESLVDVDDLPGVPRQGIGRSMKVGKEELAGLIAALDAFIEQDDQAVLEEWHDRAERIAGRLEGIDCLDADLANAGKTDAVTSVVVTVDEERSPVDTVSLVGGLRAENPRIFVGADDVHQSQFTINPRCLPDDQAEYVVERIAAHVGFETE